A window of the Xanthocytophaga agilis genome harbors these coding sequences:
- a CDS encoding RagB/SusD family nutrient uptake outer membrane protein, whose translation MRFYRSFFTITTSALLFVLSSCNNKLDVTPIQEIDETNALTTSTAVIAALTGAYDGLQSDDTYAGAISYIADLVGDNREVVFAGTFSSLDELWRKTIATTNTQVRDTWLGCYDVINRVNNVLEALPIVVEDERARVEGEALFIRAAMHFELVRLFAKSWNDGNPAQNPGVPIILTATHVPLDETDYPARATVAEVYAQVISDLTKAESLLEDASGGSTLANKQVVTAMLSRVYLMQGNYAAARDAANAVIESEAYTLLSDFTEAFNNYEIFGGTPTAENIFSIKVTNQDGVNGLNTFFVSSGYGGRGDIRVQQKHLQLYEENDVRGTFFYTSSNRVFTEKYTDQYGNVPIIRFAEMYLTRAEANFRLGESVGADPVDDINVIRERAGLNPLATVNLTQILKERKLELAFEGHLLYDLKRTEQPVGDLPFNADELVLPIPQRERDTNKNLTQNPGYAQ comes from the coding sequence ATGAGATTTTACAGATCATTCTTTACAATAACTACATCTGCTTTACTATTTGTTTTGAGTTCTTGTAACAATAAGCTGGATGTAACTCCTATACAAGAAATAGACGAAACAAATGCATTAACAACTTCTACTGCAGTTATTGCTGCACTCACAGGAGCGTATGATGGCCTACAATCTGATGATACATATGCAGGGGCTATTTCCTATATTGCAGATTTAGTAGGTGATAACAGGGAAGTCGTTTTCGCGGGTACATTCTCAAGTTTGGATGAATTATGGCGTAAAACCATTGCAACCACCAATACTCAGGTTCGAGATACTTGGCTAGGATGCTATGATGTTATTAATCGGGTAAATAATGTTCTAGAGGCCTTGCCTATTGTTGTTGAAGATGAAAGAGCAAGAGTTGAAGGAGAAGCGTTATTTATTAGAGCCGCCATGCACTTTGAATTGGTTAGGTTATTTGCAAAATCCTGGAATGATGGTAATCCAGCACAAAACCCAGGAGTACCTATTATATTAACTGCTACTCATGTTCCGCTTGATGAAACAGATTATCCAGCAAGGGCAACTGTAGCAGAGGTATATGCCCAGGTCATTAGTGATTTAACCAAAGCAGAAAGTCTATTAGAAGATGCTTCAGGAGGCAGTACTCTTGCCAATAAACAAGTTGTTACTGCAATGTTATCCAGAGTTTATTTAATGCAGGGAAATTATGCAGCAGCAAGAGATGCAGCAAACGCTGTTATTGAATCAGAAGCATATACTTTATTAAGTGATTTTACAGAAGCATTCAATAATTATGAAATTTTTGGAGGAACACCTACTGCTGAAAATATATTTTCAATCAAAGTGACAAACCAGGACGGAGTCAATGGACTAAATACATTTTTTGTTTCTTCTGGTTATGGAGGCCGTGGGGATATTCGTGTACAACAAAAGCATTTGCAGTTATATGAAGAAAATGATGTAAGAGGAACATTCTTTTATACATCCAGTAATAGGGTATTCACTGAAAAGTACACAGATCAGTATGGAAACGTCCCGATTATTCGTTTTGCCGAAATGTATCTGACTCGCGCTGAAGCTAACTTCAGACTTGGTGAAAGTGTAGGTGCTGACCCTGTAGATGATATCAATGTTATTCGTGAAAGAGCTGGACTCAATCCTTTAGCGACTGTTAATCTCACACAGATTTTAAAAGAAAGAAAATTAGAGCTGGCCTTTGAAGGGCACCTCTTGTATGATTTGAAACGTACAGAACAACCTGTAGGAGATTTGCCTTTCAACGCTGATGAGTTAGTTTTACCAATTCCTCAACGAGAAAGAGATACCAATAAAAACCTGACACAGAATCCAGGTTATGCACAATAA
- a CDS encoding TonB-dependent receptor: protein MRKLFLFSMCFFCISGWLIAQERTITGQVTSSSDQQPLPGVSVIIKGTARGSSTDASGKYTLSVPENATLVFSFIGYLSKEVPVGNQSIIDVPLITDVNELSEIVVTGYGSQIKRDVTGNIARVTSKEIENTPTPSLDAALQGRAAGVLVNQGTGKLGQAVQVRIRGASSISAGTQPLYVVDGIVLTTGDQSSSGGATNPLADINFNDVESFEILKDASAAAIYGSRAANGVVVITTKRGKSAKTNVAVNYQTGISKPTRRVRMLNATEYVNFYRQAAANSDRIEEIDPASEDSYTTYMNGFFDYYSAETFGTDKAVNTNWQDEIFLNDAPSNQIDLNVSGGSDKTRFFISGQYLDQKGILIGNAFNRISGRINLDQQVSKIFKFGFNLSLARSFNDRLSGDRQFDNPLQAAALTPISPTIDPTTGLAIGTPPGDPDLPNYYNPLINIGNAYYRQIGYRNISNVFGELTLLEGLTFRSEFGIDILNQQEEAYYNAKTNRNTSGANGLGQNYYTGVLNYTTNNYFSYNKVLGIHSLGLTLGTSYQQSQTKRNYIEGRQFPGEAYRLIQSAALKSGGFSRESNFRFLSYFLRANYKLNEKYLLSVSARIDGSSRFGKNSKYGFFPAASAGWVLSEEDWLKDNSFMSFLKLRTSYGLTGNAEIGNFPQLGLFAGDGNYGDTPGQRPYQLSNPNLKWETTTQTDVGIDFGFFNNRISGEIDYYFKETKDLLLNVNVPGSTGFPTIVQNVGKLQNQGWEFVLNTQNLVNEFKWTTSLNLSSNRNKVINIQGQIIEAGLENMSRVVEGQPIGVFYTAEYAGVDPANGDALWYKNTPNADGSRDRTTTNDYTETQRVVSGNPWPSLVGGITNTFNYKGFDLSVFFNGQYGNKINFYGVGRYSSANGRYEDNQTADQLNAWTPQNTNTNIPEARLFYNNGAQPSTRFIYDGSFLRLRTLTLGYTIPQSIINKAKISKAHIYFSAQNLLTITNYKGWDPEVNADDIVSNIAQGYDFYSAPQAKTFLVGINVNF from the coding sequence ATGAGAAAACTTTTCCTATTTAGTATGTGCTTTTTCTGCATCTCTGGATGGCTGATAGCACAAGAAAGAACCATAACAGGACAAGTCACATCCAGCTCAGACCAACAACCTTTACCAGGAGTTTCAGTTATTATTAAAGGAACTGCTCGTGGTAGCTCAACAGATGCATCTGGAAAGTACACACTTTCTGTCCCTGAAAATGCGACTTTGGTATTCAGTTTCATAGGTTATCTCTCAAAAGAAGTTCCAGTAGGAAACCAATCTATTATTGATGTGCCACTTATTACCGATGTAAATGAATTATCTGAAATAGTAGTTACAGGTTATGGCTCACAGATTAAAAGAGATGTAACAGGTAATATAGCCAGAGTTACTTCTAAAGAAATAGAAAATACTCCTACACCTAGTTTAGATGCTGCCTTGCAAGGACGCGCAGCCGGTGTACTTGTTAATCAAGGTACAGGTAAACTTGGACAGGCTGTTCAGGTACGTATACGGGGGGCATCTTCCATATCAGCAGGCACACAACCTTTGTACGTTGTTGATGGTATTGTCCTTACGACTGGTGATCAATCTTCATCAGGAGGGGCAACCAATCCTCTGGCAGACATAAATTTTAATGACGTTGAGTCATTTGAAATCCTTAAAGATGCTTCTGCTGCAGCTATATATGGTTCACGGGCTGCGAATGGCGTTGTCGTTATTACCACAAAACGAGGAAAAAGTGCAAAAACAAATGTAGCTGTAAACTATCAAACAGGTATCAGTAAACCTACACGTAGAGTTCGCATGCTTAATGCAACAGAATATGTTAACTTCTACCGCCAGGCAGCGGCCAACTCTGATCGAATTGAAGAAATAGACCCTGCATCTGAAGATTCTTATACAACCTATATGAATGGGTTCTTTGACTATTATAGTGCAGAAACATTTGGTACAGATAAAGCTGTAAATACAAATTGGCAAGATGAGATATTTCTTAATGATGCTCCTTCCAATCAAATTGATCTAAATGTAAGTGGGGGTTCAGATAAGACACGATTTTTTATCTCAGGCCAATATCTTGATCAGAAGGGTATTCTGATTGGAAATGCATTCAACAGAATATCAGGACGAATAAACTTAGATCAGCAAGTTTCCAAGATTTTTAAATTCGGATTTAATTTAAGTTTAGCTCGTAGCTTTAATGATCGGCTGTCAGGAGATCGCCAGTTTGACAATCCGTTACAAGCAGCCGCATTAACACCTATTTCTCCAACCATTGATCCAACTACTGGTTTAGCAATAGGAACTCCTCCAGGAGACCCAGATTTGCCAAACTATTATAACCCTTTAATTAATATTGGCAATGCCTATTATCGTCAGATAGGTTACCGCAATATCAGTAATGTGTTTGGAGAGTTAACACTTCTTGAAGGCTTGACTTTCCGCTCTGAATTTGGAATAGATATCTTAAACCAACAGGAAGAAGCATATTATAATGCAAAAACCAACCGTAATACTTCCGGTGCAAATGGTTTAGGGCAGAATTATTATACGGGAGTGCTCAATTATACTACCAACAACTATTTTAGCTATAACAAAGTATTGGGTATTCACAGCCTGGGATTAACTTTAGGTACATCTTATCAACAATCTCAGACAAAACGTAATTACATTGAAGGTCGCCAGTTTCCAGGAGAAGCGTATCGTTTGATTCAAAGTGCAGCATTAAAATCTGGTGGCTTCTCCAGAGAAAGTAATTTTCGATTCTTATCCTATTTCCTGAGAGCTAACTACAAACTCAATGAGAAATATCTGCTTTCTGTCAGTGCTCGTATTGATGGCTCATCCCGGTTTGGTAAAAACAGTAAATATGGTTTCTTCCCCGCAGCTTCTGCCGGATGGGTACTCTCAGAAGAAGATTGGTTAAAAGATAATTCTTTTATGAGTTTTCTTAAGTTACGTACCAGTTATGGATTAACAGGAAATGCAGAAATTGGTAATTTTCCTCAATTAGGGCTATTTGCAGGAGATGGCAACTATGGTGACACTCCTGGACAACGCCCCTATCAGCTATCAAATCCAAACCTGAAATGGGAAACAACTACTCAGACAGATGTTGGAATCGACTTTGGCTTCTTTAATAACCGTATTAGTGGTGAAATAGATTATTATTTTAAAGAGACTAAAGATCTATTATTAAATGTAAATGTTCCAGGGTCAACAGGATTTCCTACGATTGTTCAAAATGTGGGAAAATTGCAGAATCAAGGATGGGAATTTGTCCTAAATACACAAAACTTGGTGAATGAGTTTAAATGGACAACCTCGCTCAATCTATCTAGTAATCGCAATAAGGTAATCAATATTCAAGGACAAATTATTGAAGCTGGCCTTGAAAATATGAGTAGAGTTGTGGAAGGCCAGCCTATTGGAGTATTTTATACAGCGGAATATGCTGGTGTAGATCCAGCCAATGGAGATGCTCTCTGGTATAAAAACACACCAAATGCAGATGGGTCAAGAGATCGTACTACAACAAATGATTATACAGAAACCCAAAGAGTGGTATCTGGAAACCCATGGCCATCTCTAGTAGGTGGCATCACCAATACCTTTAACTATAAAGGATTTGATTTAAGTGTATTCTTTAACGGTCAATATGGAAATAAAATAAACTTTTATGGTGTAGGTCGCTATTCATCTGCAAATGGTCGTTATGAGGATAATCAAACTGCGGATCAGTTAAACGCGTGGACTCCACAAAATACTAATACAAATATCCCAGAGGCTCGTCTGTTTTACAACAATGGAGCACAGCCATCTACACGTTTTATCTATGATGGATCCTTTCTGCGCCTCCGCACACTGACACTTGGATATACGATTCCACAATCCATTATCAATAAGGCTAAAATCAGTAAGGCTCATATATATTTTTCTGCTCAGAACCTACTTACTATTACAAATTACAAAGGCTGGGACCCAGAGGTAAATGCCGATGATATTGTTTCGAATATTGCTCAAGGCTATGACTTTTATTCTGCACCTCAAGCAAAGACGTTTTTAGTAGGCATAAATGTTAATTTTTAA
- a CDS encoding response regulator, producing MIDLVLLVDDNDTDNFISKRIIEITKFAKRVEVKNSGKSALEFLEREQNNPENLPEIVFLDINMPIVDGFVFLFEFEMFPEALKNKCKIVILSSSDNRRDIEKIVDNEYVIKFVTKPLTESILSEVKALPQVNPIFR from the coding sequence ATGATTGACTTAGTATTATTGGTGGATGATAACGATACTGATAATTTTATCAGCAAACGTATTATTGAAATCACCAAATTTGCCAAAAGAGTGGAGGTGAAGAACTCAGGAAAGAGTGCTCTGGAATTTCTGGAACGTGAACAAAACAATCCGGAGAACTTACCAGAAATTGTCTTTCTGGATATTAATATGCCTATTGTTGATGGATTTGTTTTTCTTTTTGAATTTGAAATGTTTCCAGAAGCGTTGAAAAACAAGTGTAAGATTGTAATTCTTTCAAGCTCTGATAATCGTCGTGATATTGAAAAGATTGTAGATAATGAATATGTGATTAAATTTGTCACCAAACCGTTGACAGAAAGTATTTTAAGCGAAGTAAAAGCTCTTCCACAGGTAAATCCGATTTTCAGATAA
- a CDS encoding asparagine synthetase B, whose protein sequence is MHIRAFRRFLLTLMGICSIGTSWASSILIPMDEAQANHLKAYGIAYWVLTKSTEVDWLLNYRGGSFMFQYQPVFESELRIRGVSYQVISDAQAGQITAEISAPDVNMDVMKLEKAPKVAVYSPKSKQPWDDAVTLVLSYAEIPYDIIFDDEVMDGLLPKYDWLHLHHEDFTGQYGKFYRTHGHHAWYKAQQREFETCAKKYGFAKVSQLKLAVVKKIRDFCAGGGFLFAMCSAADTYDIALAADGVDICESIYDGDPADPNAQQKLDYSKTFAFRNFILNKDPFDYEYSNIDNQIYERPVNESNDYFTLFQFSAKWDPVPTMLTQNHLNVVKGFLGQTTGFKKSLIKPEVVIMGESKSIGEAKYVHGIFGKGTWTFYGGHDPEDYQHQVGEEPTDLSLHPNSAGYRLILNNILFPAAKKKKQKT, encoded by the coding sequence ATGCATATAAGGGCATTTCGTCGTTTTCTGCTGACCCTAATGGGAATTTGCAGTATTGGAACCAGTTGGGCATCCTCTATTTTGATCCCTATGGATGAGGCACAAGCCAATCATTTAAAAGCTTATGGTATAGCCTATTGGGTACTGACCAAAAGTACAGAAGTAGACTGGTTACTCAACTACAGAGGAGGTAGCTTTATGTTTCAGTATCAGCCTGTCTTTGAAAGCGAACTTAGAATTAGAGGAGTCAGCTACCAGGTAATATCTGATGCACAGGCAGGTCAGATCACTGCTGAAATCAGTGCTCCAGATGTGAATATGGATGTGATGAAGCTGGAAAAAGCACCTAAAGTAGCAGTATATTCTCCAAAATCTAAGCAACCCTGGGATGATGCAGTTACTCTTGTATTAAGCTACGCGGAGATTCCTTATGACATCATTTTTGATGATGAAGTTATGGACGGGCTTTTACCCAAATATGATTGGCTCCATTTGCATCATGAAGACTTTACAGGCCAGTATGGTAAATTTTATCGTACTCATGGGCATCACGCCTGGTATAAAGCTCAGCAACGAGAATTTGAGACCTGTGCTAAGAAGTATGGATTTGCCAAGGTTTCACAACTCAAACTAGCTGTAGTAAAGAAAATACGTGATTTTTGTGCAGGAGGAGGCTTTCTGTTTGCTATGTGTTCAGCAGCAGACACATATGACATCGCTCTGGCAGCAGATGGTGTGGATATTTGTGAAAGCATTTATGATGGTGATCCTGCAGACCCTAATGCACAGCAAAAGCTCGATTATAGTAAAACTTTTGCCTTCCGTAATTTTATACTGAATAAGGATCCATTTGATTATGAGTACTCAAACATTGATAATCAGATTTATGAGCGTCCTGTTAATGAAAGCAATGATTATTTTACATTGTTTCAGTTTTCAGCTAAATGGGATCCAGTACCTACAATGCTAACACAAAATCATTTGAATGTAGTCAAAGGTTTCCTAGGTCAAACTACAGGTTTTAAGAAAAGCCTTATTAAACCAGAAGTTGTGATTATGGGTGAAAGCAAGTCTATTGGTGAGGCCAAATATGTTCATGGAATTTTTGGCAAAGGGACCTGGACATTCTATGGTGGGCATGATCCTGAGGATTACCAGCACCAAGTTGGTGAAGAACCTACCGATCTTAGCTTACATCCAAACTCGGCAGGTTATCGTCTCATATTAAACAATATTTTATTTCCTGCTGCTAAAAAGAAAAAGCAGAAAACCTGA
- a CDS encoding DUF4919 domain-containing protein — translation MKRNLTFSLLFICLSLYTGYGQQISNVNFTDIYKNISTSSSSYFYPVLLSRYEKNDTTLTHEQYKHLYYGFTQQPTYDPYEKDLRQKEFNALIAAKDYQKAIAVGKEGIKKSPFNMNYIFGLHYAYDNLGQQAESQKWLNKFEKLLEVLEKSGDGKTSKTAIVVISIGDEQIYMETLGLTVKNRDLSSGTDKIILEEPNELHQKELYFNVEKLGWQASGNKRTVKK, via the coding sequence ATGAAACGCAACCTCACTTTCAGCCTCTTATTCATTTGCTTGTCTTTATACACAGGATATGGACAGCAAATCTCCAATGTTAATTTTACAGATATATACAAAAATATCTCAACATCATCTTCATCTTATTTTTATCCGGTACTGCTGTCCAGATACGAAAAGAATGACACAACACTTACACATGAACAGTACAAACATTTATATTATGGATTCACCCAACAACCCACTTACGATCCTTATGAGAAAGACCTTCGCCAAAAAGAGTTTAATGCACTGATTGCAGCCAAAGACTACCAAAAGGCGATTGCAGTAGGTAAAGAGGGAATCAAAAAGTCTCCATTTAATATGAATTACATTTTTGGCTTGCATTATGCCTACGATAATCTGGGTCAGCAGGCTGAATCTCAAAAATGGCTTAATAAGTTCGAGAAATTATTAGAAGTCCTTGAAAAAAGCGGAGATGGTAAAACATCCAAAACCGCCATTGTTGTTATTTCCATTGGTGATGAACAGATCTATATGGAAACACTTGGTTTGACTGTTAAAAATCGAGATCTTTCTAGTGGCACTGACAAAATTATCTTAGAAGAACCAAATGAATTACATCAAAAAGAGCTATATTTTAATGTAGAAAAACTAGGCTGGCAGGCAAGCGGCAATAAACGTACTGTCAAGAAATAA
- a CDS encoding ABC transporter permease, whose amino-acid sequence MNLTENIKEGLRSIQGNLLRTILTALIITIGITALVGILTAIEGIRAQVDSSFSSLGANSFTLEGTRWWRRQNAGRNEKIYPPLEYREAKKFMEEYTFSPTVTVNTMVSGNVEAKYLSKKTNPNSRLMGGNNQYIAIKGYKLSSGREFSNPEMKYAGLVAIIGSEVQSTLFDKVDPLGKEVVVKGLRFKVIGVLEKAGGMFGGGGADRTILVPLETARKVPTSFDLTYDITVSVPKVEDLDEAIGEATGLMRAIRHDRPGQPESFEIESSGSLREELDGITGALKIGGGVIGFVTLLGAAICLMNIMMVSVTERTREIGIRKALGATPLRIRQQFLIEAIVICQLGGIAGVLLGILVGNGMSSLLGANNFVVPWFWMILGLIVCVTVGLIAGYYPAYRASKLDPIESLRYE is encoded by the coding sequence ATGAATCTGACTGAGAATATTAAAGAGGGACTGCGTTCTATTCAGGGAAATTTACTGAGGACGATTCTGACAGCTTTAATCATCACTATCGGCATTACCGCCCTGGTTGGGATCTTAACTGCTATTGAAGGAATAAGAGCACAGGTAGATAGTAGTTTTTCGTCGCTTGGGGCAAATTCTTTTACACTGGAAGGGACAAGATGGTGGAGAAGACAAAATGCAGGCAGAAATGAAAAAATATATCCGCCATTGGAGTATCGGGAAGCCAAGAAGTTTATGGAAGAATATACTTTTTCCCCAACTGTCACGGTGAATACAATGGTGTCAGGGAATGTAGAAGCCAAATACCTTTCCAAAAAAACTAATCCCAATTCCCGTTTGATGGGAGGTAATAACCAATATATAGCTATTAAAGGATATAAGTTGTCTTCTGGCCGTGAATTTTCGAATCCAGAGATGAAATACGCAGGTTTGGTTGCAATAATAGGCAGTGAAGTACAATCTACTTTATTTGATAAAGTAGATCCTCTTGGAAAAGAAGTTGTTGTAAAGGGACTACGTTTTAAAGTGATTGGAGTTTTGGAAAAGGCTGGCGGTATGTTTGGAGGGGGAGGAGCAGACCGTACCATACTGGTACCTCTGGAGACTGCGCGTAAAGTACCTACTAGTTTTGATCTTACCTATGATATCACTGTTTCAGTGCCTAAAGTAGAAGATCTGGATGAGGCAATAGGAGAGGCAACAGGACTAATGCGGGCTATCCGACATGACCGTCCCGGACAACCTGAATCATTTGAGATCGAAAGTAGCGGATCATTGAGAGAAGAACTGGATGGTATAACAGGTGCATTAAAAATAGGAGGGGGAGTGATAGGATTTGTTACATTGCTTGGTGCTGCTATTTGCCTAATGAATATTATGATGGTTTCTGTGACGGAACGTACACGTGAGATCGGAATACGTAAAGCATTAGGAGCAACTCCTTTACGTATTAGACAACAGTTTTTAATTGAAGCTATTGTGATTTGTCAGCTGGGAGGGATCGCAGGTGTGCTTCTGGGTATTTTGGTTGGTAATGGAATGTCTAGTTTGTTAGGGGCTAATAATTTTGTGGTTCCCTGGTTCTGGATGATACTAGGTCTGATCGTTTGTGTTACTGTAGGTTTGATCGCTGGATATTATCCAGCATATAGAGCTTCCAAGCTTGATCCTATTGAGTCTTTACGTTACGAATAA
- a CDS encoding L-threonylcarbamoyladenylate synthase — protein sequence MSAQFIKIHPENPELRKILQVVECLRDGGLVIYPTDTVYGLGCDIHNQRAVEKICHIKGIKPQKINLSFICNDLSHIAEYANVDTPVFKLMKKALPGPFTFILRASNDVPRIFHSNKKTVGIRVPDHNIPRMIVKELGHPIITTSVKDDDEIIEYSTDPELIFEKYEHLVDIVIDGGYGNNVASTVVDCTRDEIEVIREGLGDIDQFL from the coding sequence ATGTCAGCACAATTCATAAAGATCCATCCAGAAAATCCTGAATTACGAAAGATTCTACAGGTAGTAGAATGTCTGCGTGATGGAGGACTTGTCATATACCCAACAGATACTGTATATGGGTTGGGATGTGATATTCATAATCAGCGTGCAGTTGAGAAAATATGCCATATCAAAGGCATTAAACCTCAAAAGATAAATCTTTCATTTATCTGTAATGACCTTAGTCACATCGCTGAATATGCGAATGTAGACACTCCTGTATTCAAACTTATGAAAAAGGCACTGCCGGGTCCTTTTACTTTTATTTTACGCGCCAGTAATGATGTTCCCCGAATTTTCCACTCTAATAAAAAAACAGTTGGCATCCGTGTACCAGATCACAATATACCACGTATGATTGTAAAAGAACTGGGACATCCAATTATTACAACCTCTGTGAAAGATGATGATGAAATTATAGAGTATTCTACTGATCCTGAACTTATATTTGAAAAATACGAGCATCTTGTAGATATCGTAATTGATGGAGGGTATGGCAATAATGTGGCTTCAACTGTAGTAGACTGTACAAGGGATGAGATAGAAGTAATTAGAGAAGGGCTCGGAGATATTGATCAGTTCTTATAG
- the mltG gene encoding endolytic transglycosylase MltG — protein MAQPKNWKIGLFLAIACIFITVAFYAYQVTQTANLQVDKEDTFLYIPSGAVYQTVMDSLKQRKIIQDELSFSFLAKLLKYQERVKAGRYRIRKNMGNLAAIRMLRAGLQDPVKVTFNNIRLKEELPGKICKNLEADSVAFAALISDPEFVGKWGFDTVSITTMFLPNTYQFYWNTSAEEVLERLHKEYKKFWTDERKAKAKAIGFSPVQVTVLASIIEAETNKNDEKQRMAGTYINRLTAEETNRRLQADPTLKFALKDFGIKRILNVHKDVESPYNTYKYPGLPPGPINLPSIPSIDAVLNYEKNNYLYFCAKEDFSGHHNFAVTYKDHLANARLYQAALDKRKIMK, from the coding sequence ATGGCACAACCAAAAAACTGGAAGATAGGTCTTTTTCTCGCAATAGCGTGTATATTTATCACTGTTGCATTCTATGCATATCAGGTTACGCAAACTGCTAATTTACAAGTAGACAAAGAAGATACCTTTTTATATATACCTTCAGGGGCTGTGTATCAGACAGTAATGGATTCTCTGAAACAGAGGAAGATTATTCAGGATGAGCTTTCCTTTAGCTTTCTGGCTAAACTGCTCAAATACCAGGAAAGAGTAAAGGCTGGTCGTTATCGTATCAGAAAGAATATGGGTAATCTGGCTGCAATCCGTATGTTACGAGCAGGCTTACAAGACCCTGTAAAAGTTACGTTTAACAACATTCGTCTAAAAGAGGAATTGCCGGGTAAGATCTGTAAAAATCTGGAGGCAGACTCTGTAGCATTTGCAGCGTTGATTAGTGATCCTGAATTTGTAGGTAAATGGGGGTTTGATACAGTCTCTATTACGACCATGTTTTTGCCCAATACCTATCAGTTTTACTGGAATACCTCTGCTGAAGAAGTGCTGGAACGTTTACATAAAGAATATAAGAAGTTCTGGACAGACGAACGAAAAGCAAAAGCAAAGGCTATAGGTTTTAGTCCTGTGCAGGTAACAGTTCTGGCTTCTATTATTGAGGCGGAGACTAATAAGAATGATGAGAAACAACGTATGGCTGGTACGTATATCAACCGATTGACAGCAGAAGAGACTAATCGTCGGCTACAGGCAGATCCAACATTGAAGTTTGCTTTGAAAGATTTTGGTATTAAACGGATTCTGAATGTACACAAAGATGTAGAATCTCCGTACAATACATATAAGTATCCTGGACTTCCACCCGGTCCTATTAATTTGCCATCTATTCCTTCTATAGATGCGGTGTTGAATTACGAGAAAAATAACTACTTGTATTTCTGTGCTAAAGAAGATTTTTCAGGCCATCACAACTTTGCTGTCACTTATAAAGACCATTTGGCAAACGCTAGGTTATATCAGGCAGCATTAGATAAGCGGAAGATTATGAAATAA
- the dut gene encoding dUTP diphosphatase, with amino-acid sequence MQTVSVKVINQSTNDLPSYQTEHSAGMDIRANLTEAITLPPGQRKLVPTGLFIELPEGYEAQIRPRSGLALKHGITVLNSPGTIDADYRGEIMVLLINLSDVVFVVEHGERIAQMIVSPYQQVRWEATDNLSETQRGTGGYGSTGKK; translated from the coding sequence ATGCAAACCGTTTCTGTTAAAGTCATTAATCAATCTACCAACGATCTACCCAGTTATCAGACAGAACATTCTGCTGGAATGGATATACGGGCTAATCTTACAGAAGCTATTACTTTACCACCTGGTCAGCGTAAACTGGTTCCAACAGGATTATTTATTGAACTACCAGAGGGTTATGAAGCACAGATCCGCCCCCGTAGTGGTTTGGCGCTCAAACATGGTATTACTGTATTAAATAGCCCAGGCACTATTGATGCCGATTACCGTGGCGAAATTATGGTTCTGCTGATTAACTTATCCGATGTAGTCTTTGTAGTAGAGCATGGAGAGCGTATTGCTCAGATGATTGTATCACCTTATCAGCAAGTACGGTGGGAAGCAACAGATAATCTTAGTGAAACCCAGAGGGGTACTGGAGGATATGGCAGTACAGGTAAAAAATAA